A segment of the Trifolium pratense cultivar HEN17-A07 linkage group LG7, ARS_RC_1.1, whole genome shotgun sequence genome:
GATTAATATAtggagatgaagaagatgatgtaTACCATTGAATCGTAGTTGGAGAAACACCGAAAATGTGCAGCAGCGAAGATGAATCTCGAGAACCCTAATTGTAGTGGAAACTGcgtattatatatttatatgttgGTTCATGGaaaatggttttgttttgggCTTTTTCAGACTCACTTGTGCAAAGCCCAAATTCAGTCTTGTATTGGGCTCTCACTAAGCCTATAAAAACTAGACTTTAAAAAGTTGAGTTTTTTTTAGTTGTTCTTTTTACGACCCCTGAGCTTCTCATATGCACCTGACTTATCAATTTAAACCTTATTATTGGTTAGGTAGCGAGTGTTGAAGGTTGCAAAATTTGGAAAAACACTCGCTACTAGGGAGTGAAGACAAGGTGGaccttataaaatatgaaaaacttCATTCTGTTACTTAAATAGCAAACTGTATTTTTCAGATTTTACATCTCTTGAGTTAGCTAATTAAGTAGCAAACTGTATTTTTTCAGATTTTTGCCCCCTTTAGCATTCGCCACTTAAACAGTGAAGGGGTATTtttggaataaagtgtaattcAATCATTTTGTCcaataaattcaaattcaatcatttttgttttttctcttcatttaaaCAATCTTatttacaatataattttttttacccaatcaaataattgaatttgtaaaaattttgttatatagattttattcttcattaaaattattcaatttaaaattatatttttatatgctgAATCAAATAACTGAATTTATTAAACATTAGATAATTCCTATTGagttatatatagtttttttttgtcaagttgcttagtggttagaaattcaaggtagataagtgggatgactGAGATTCGAAAGGGCTGTAAAATACAATGTATTATAATTCATTAATCATCTGCCAAACATAACTAACTACTacaatttaaacatattttgtcacattttatcatatttataaGTTGATTAACCTTGCCATATATAACCTatcatcatttttataaaatcgggttaaattcaatataaaaaactAATCATCCACCAATCAAATCTAATAGTGATCGAATTGAGAAAGTGTTTTGGTATGAATGCAAGTGACAATAGTGAATCCACATCCTTGAACATAGATGGATTCACTATAGTCCATAGATGGGTATAAGTGTCCATAGATAGTGTTACTGTCAAGGTCAGAAATGTTATAGGCACCCAGCCAATCAATGTGTGTGTGTAAGGGCCATAATCATGGAGgcaaatttattgaacttttcAACTCCCTTTCGTAGGAGCAAGGTATATGATTGATTGCCATAACTTTTTAACAAACACAAGGGttaggtgttttttttttttttttttctgatcttattattattaggagaatgttaacttgtgcccttaaggcacatgttaaggaagtaaaaatagaaattattaaatgctaatttgtgtattttgacttttgaagcattaaatttcttgtatcattaaatgttgaatttctattttggtatatcttaacatgttaacaagacccttattaTTATAGCTACGAAGTATCTACAACCGGCAACCGCTTAGTAATCctaaaacaaaatcacaatcATTAGTGAAAAAATACATTTACCAAAGAGTTTTTATATCTGCGGAgttaataagtaaatttttaacAAGATTCAGATATTTCTTCGCGCAACCGTAGTTATTCGAGCTTGCGGGACCCAAATATGCGACAAACTCTTCCTATAATGTCATTCCATATCCAAACTAAAAATCGAACCATGATCTTGGTTAAACTAGAACGCTAAATTCCTTATCCCTCATACTTATACAGGACCAATATTTGCCCCAAGATCTATCACATACAATCCGTGATCGTGTTTCTACAGTTATGTCAGTTGCTACAGTTCActacaaagattttttttttttacgtggCACTACTGTCTCTATAGCACTTTTAACCTTTAGAACTGGGACAGAGGTGGGTGAAGGACTTAAAAACTAGGTACTGTCCGATAATGACATCACAGTCCAAAAAATGAAACATAACTCACCTTATCTTCACAATTAATTCTCACTAGTTCTCATTTCTCAATTGCCAACCGTACTATATAGATTGGGGGCCATGCATGTCTTCCTTACATATAAAGGATTAATTTCTTCATCACATATGAGTCATGACAATTAAGATATTATGTACCATTGTACCAACCTAATCGTGTTTGGCATGTAACCAAGACAATAGTACAAGTAAATTCTCAATGACAGTAATTTTTTAGTAACTATgatgataaaaagaaaacaaatttgaattgataaaaaaaaatatactgacCCATGAAGGAATTAATTAAGGACTATTTGATTCAAGGGTTCTTACTATTTAGGATTTAAATTTGGCTAACAAAGTGTTATAGTACACAATTTCttgtttttaatcttttagCCACCTACTACTTTTACTTTAGCTTTGCATCTTAATCAATACCACTACACTTTCAACAGCACCTAGTCAAAAAACAATACAATATTTGTGATAAATTAGATACTAAAGTCCTCAaacatatagttttttttctttaatccAAAGAGAAACAACCACACATGAATTGAGGGAAAAATATCTTCAATTGGGACCCTAAAATACTTTGGCCCTCTCATCATAATTATATGCTTATatatactaaagatttttttatacCGTTAGTCAATCATAATTGTTTCATCGTATTTACCTTAAAAGTCATGACACTGTAAAAAGCTTTACACCGacaatatatcaaaattattcaCTTTTATGATATATTTAGATATagggtagaaaaaaaaagagggaTTGAAAATGACAAAGAGCATGGGATGTTGTGGACTAAAAAAAGTAGAGTTGAAACATAGACaaagaaaatacaacaaaaccCTTTATAgtacaattgattttttttttctttttgtaaccTTAGGATTAGTTAACATCTCTTTATATACAAATTTGAGTGAGGACAAAATTGGAGAATACACAAGAAAACCTCTCTTCTTTTGTCTTCATAGAAGAACAAAAACACAAATGCTTCTAAGAAAAACCATTCACAAGACCaaatttttacttaaaaaaacaCTTAGAAACTTCAAATGTTTAATCTATGGAGGATACCAAAAACTACCAAGATCTCTTTCCTTCAACTGTCGAAGCGGTCGCAATGCAAGATCATACACAAATGATTAATTCTACAATGAGTTCTATGATATACTTCAATCTGATCTCAATAGAATGAATATGAATGATGAGATTAAAGCAATGGAAGAAGCTTCAAGTACCGAAAAAaagcatgtaagttttgtcaaACAAAGTCCAAAAAAGAACATCATTGAAGATGGAGTGAAAGAGAGAAAAGACAAAAGGAAAAACAAGAATGAGGGTGTTCATGAATTAGCATTGAAGATGAAGGAATTGGATATGAATGATTCAAGTGATGTTGAACAAGTATTAGATATAGAAGAAGCACTTCACTATTATTCTCGTCTTAAGAGTCCTGTTTATTTAGATATTGTGGACAAGTTTTTCACTGACATTCACTCAGAATTCTCTGTTTCACAATCTTCTGTTAGCATCAATCGTTCAAAGTCAAAGGGAAGATTTGGATCAATCAGGTTGTAGATATAGCATAAATCTTAATTTTTGTGATGTATATGATGAAATgtgttttgttttcaccatttTTTGTGTGAAGTGACTTTTATTTTACTTCAACTAGTACTAGTATGTTGAAGGGTTTGAGTTTGTTTGGTCTGAattccagtttttttttcctgGTTTGTtcatgtttgaattgaatttatatTGTTCATTCTTCtataatgaattatttagaattttttccaGCT
Coding sequences within it:
- the LOC123898112 gene encoding uncharacterized protein LOC123898112; protein product: MNMNDEIKAMEEASSTEKKHVSFVKQSPKKNIIEDGVKERKDKRKNKNEGVHELALKMKELDMNDSSDVEQVLDIEEALHYYSRLKSPVYLDIVDKFFTDIHSEFSVSQSSVSINRSKSKGRFGSIRL